The Rhizobium brockwellii genome window below encodes:
- a CDS encoding MFS transporter: protein MATVAESAPRFEKTTMSILMAVSFCHMLNDIMQSLLASLYPLFKANYDLDFVQIGLLTMTFQVTASLLQPLVGIVTDRWPMPYSLPVGMASTFCGLILLGNAGSFALLLVAASLIGFGSAVFHPESSRVARLASGGRHGFAQSFFQVGGNAGQAIGPLLAAFIVLPLGQHSVSWFAAIAMVGMVVLSWVGNWYISHRRQNASKPAVSRTLPLPQNRVVWALLILVLLTATKNVYMASVSSYFTFYVIDKFELSVQQAQLMLFLFLGSVAVGTFLGGPIGDRFGARFVIWFSILGVIPFALLLPYANLFWTGVLSVVIGLIFASAFSAIVVFAQELVPGRVGLIAGVFFGFAFGAGGLGAALLGSFADTHGIDFVYRICSYLPLLGLLTVFLPRIPKQKPV from the coding sequence ATGGCAACCGTTGCCGAGAGCGCGCCTCGTTTCGAAAAAACAACCATGTCTATTCTGATGGCGGTCAGCTTCTGCCACATGTTGAACGACATCATGCAGTCGCTGCTCGCCTCACTCTATCCGCTGTTCAAGGCGAACTACGATCTCGATTTCGTGCAGATCGGCCTCCTTACCATGACGTTCCAGGTCACGGCTTCACTGCTGCAGCCGCTGGTCGGCATCGTCACCGACCGCTGGCCGATGCCCTATTCGCTGCCCGTCGGCATGGCCAGCACCTTTTGCGGGCTCATTCTGCTCGGCAATGCCGGCAGCTTCGCCCTGCTGCTGGTTGCCGCAAGCCTGATCGGCTTCGGCTCGGCGGTCTTCCACCCGGAATCTTCGCGTGTTGCCCGTCTTGCCTCTGGCGGCCGCCACGGTTTCGCGCAATCCTTCTTCCAGGTCGGCGGCAATGCCGGCCAGGCGATCGGTCCGCTGCTTGCCGCCTTCATCGTGCTGCCGCTCGGTCAGCACAGCGTCTCATGGTTCGCCGCCATCGCCATGGTCGGCATGGTCGTGCTGAGCTGGGTCGGTAACTGGTACATCAGCCACAGGCGCCAGAATGCCAGCAAGCCGGCGGTAAGCCGGACCCTGCCGCTGCCGCAGAACAGGGTCGTCTGGGCGCTGCTCATCCTCGTGCTGCTGACGGCAACGAAGAATGTCTACATGGCCAGCGTATCGAGCTACTTCACCTTCTATGTCATCGACAAGTTCGAGCTCAGCGTGCAGCAGGCACAGCTGATGCTCTTCCTGTTCCTCGGTTCGGTCGCCGTCGGCACCTTCCTTGGCGGGCCGATCGGTGACCGCTTCGGTGCCCGTTTTGTCATCTGGTTCTCGATCCTCGGCGTCATTCCCTTCGCGCTCCTGCTTCCCTATGCCAACCTCTTCTGGACGGGTGTGCTCAGCGTCGTCATCGGCCTGATCTTCGCTTCGGCCTTCTCTGCAATCGTCGTCTTCGCGCAGGAACTGGTGCCCGGCCGCGTCGGGCTGATTGCCGGGGTCTTCTTCGGCTTCGCATTCGGGGCAGGGGGGCTTGGTGCAGCCCTGCTCGGCAGTTTCGCCGACACCCATGGCATCGATTTCGTCTACCGCATCTGCTCCTACCTGCCGCTGCTCGGTCTCCTCACGGTCTTCCTGCCGCGTATTCCCAAGCAGAAACCAGTCTGA
- the msuE gene encoding FMN reductase encodes MSAHKLVGLAGSFNRPSKTFALVENVAGLAAEKYGFDNTIYDLTDVGPSLGQALRRDDLDSRAREVIDDIVNADVLVIGAPTYKGSYPGLFKHLIDLIDPHELRAKPIVITATGGGDRHALMVEHQLRPLFGFFMSHTLPTAVYASDRDFTDYRVSSDPLSKRIGEVIGELEAFFPSRNQALIAAE; translated from the coding sequence ATGTCTGCTCACAAACTGGTCGGCCTTGCGGGTAGCTTCAACCGCCCCTCGAAGACCTTTGCGCTTGTCGAAAACGTTGCCGGTCTCGCCGCTGAGAAATACGGCTTCGACAACACCATCTACGATCTGACCGATGTCGGCCCCTCGCTTGGCCAGGCGCTGCGCCGTGACGATCTCGACAGTCGCGCCAGGGAAGTGATCGACGACATCGTCAATGCCGACGTACTTGTCATCGGCGCTCCGACCTACAAGGGCAGCTATCCCGGTCTCTTCAAGCACCTGATCGACCTAATCGATCCGCATGAACTGCGCGCCAAGCCGATCGTCATCACCGCAACCGGCGGCGGCGACCGTCATGCGCTGATGGTCGAGCACCAGCTCCGCCCGCTCTTCGGTTTTTTCATGTCGCACACGCTGCCGACCGCGGTTTACGCGTCCGACCGCGACTTCACCGATTACCGCGTCTCATCCGATCCACTTTCCAAGCGAATCGGGGAAGTCATCGGCGAGCTCGAGGCGTTCTTTCCCAGCCGGAATCAGGCGCTGATCGCTGCCGAGTAA
- a CDS encoding MetQ/NlpA family lipoprotein, whose translation MTKNKNLHGFHLSRRAALAAVAISAAAVFSFAAPAPSHAEDKSIKVGIMAGEEEDIWRVVASEAGKKGLKIETVIFNDYTQPNEALERGEVDANAFQHQPYLDNQIQQHGYHIVRVGYTGVWPIGLYTKKYKSVAEIPEGAVIGVPNDPSNEGRALRVLQSEGLIKLKDGTGILATVADVTDNPKKIEIKELDAGIVGRSIDDLDAGIVNTDWALKSGLSPAERIAQEPIADNPYRNFIAVKDDNKDAEWVKTLVSSYQNDTVKAEFDKVYKGTGLSAY comes from the coding sequence ATGACCAAGAACAAAAATCTTCACGGCTTCCACCTTTCGCGCCGGGCGGCTCTTGCCGCCGTCGCCATTTCCGCGGCCGCAGTCTTTTCCTTTGCCGCACCCGCGCCTTCCCATGCCGAGGATAAGTCGATCAAGGTCGGCATCATGGCCGGCGAGGAGGAGGATATTTGGCGCGTGGTCGCAAGCGAGGCGGGCAAGAAGGGTCTCAAGATCGAGACCGTCATCTTCAACGACTACACCCAGCCGAATGAAGCGCTGGAGCGCGGCGAAGTCGATGCCAACGCCTTCCAGCACCAGCCCTATCTCGACAACCAGATCCAGCAGCACGGCTATCACATCGTTCGCGTCGGTTATACCGGGGTCTGGCCGATCGGCCTTTACACCAAGAAATACAAGTCCGTCGCCGAGATCCCGGAAGGTGCCGTCATCGGCGTGCCGAACGATCCCTCGAACGAAGGACGCGCACTGCGCGTTCTCCAGAGCGAAGGCCTGATCAAACTGAAGGACGGCACCGGTATTCTCGCCACCGTCGCCGACGTCACCGACAATCCAAAGAAGATCGAGATCAAGGAACTCGACGCCGGCATCGTCGGCCGTTCGATCGACGATCTGGATGCCGGTATCGTCAACACCGACTGGGCGCTGAAGAGCGGTCTTTCGCCGGCCGAACGCATTGCCCAGGAGCCGATCGCTGATAATCCATACCGCAACTTCATCGCCGTCAAGGACGACAACAAGGATGCCGAATGGGTCAAGACGCTTGTGTCTTCTTATCAGAACGACACCGTCAAGGCCGAATTCGACAAGGTCTACAAGGGCACCGGTCTCAGCGCCTATTGA
- a CDS encoding methionine ABC transporter ATP-binding protein, which yields MNSLVSTTAIEAQSQAAASEEVVRLTDLKRRFGTTAALDGISLTVKRGEILGIIGRSGAGKSTLIRCLNGLERADSGEVLIEGRDITGLSERDLQPLRRRIGMIFQHFNLLSAKTVEENVALPLKIEGLAKSERLKRAHELLELVGLADKAKAYPVSLSGGQKQRVGIARALAARPALLLSDEATSALDPETTRSILALLKDINRKLGLTILLITHEMEVVRGIADRVAVIDAGRIVEEGQVWSVFANPQAEITGSLLCGIRPQLPEHIAGRLSATAGSEAILSVDLAGPQAQGALFAELSAALPHSFRLVHGGIDHIQNQPVARFFIAVPARDPALAGKVEQFLTARSARVEVLGYDTDHA from the coding sequence ATGAATTCCCTTGTTTCCACCACGGCGATCGAGGCGCAGTCGCAAGCGGCGGCTTCCGAAGAGGTGGTGAGACTGACCGACTTGAAGCGACGGTTCGGAACCACTGCAGCCCTCGATGGCATTTCGCTGACGGTGAAGAGAGGCGAGATCCTCGGTATCATCGGCCGCAGCGGCGCCGGCAAATCGACGCTGATCCGCTGCCTGAACGGCCTGGAGCGCGCCGATAGCGGCGAGGTCCTCATCGAGGGCCGAGACATCACCGGACTTTCAGAACGGGACCTGCAGCCGCTGCGCCGCCGCATCGGCATGATCTTCCAGCATTTCAATCTGCTTTCTGCCAAAACCGTCGAAGAAAACGTCGCGCTGCCGCTGAAGATCGAGGGTCTTGCAAAGAGCGAGCGCCTGAAACGGGCGCATGAGCTGCTCGAACTCGTCGGCCTTGCAGACAAGGCGAAGGCTTATCCCGTATCGCTATCCGGCGGCCAGAAGCAACGCGTCGGCATCGCCCGGGCGCTGGCGGCACGCCCGGCACTGCTGTTGTCCGACGAGGCGACATCGGCGCTCGATCCGGAAACGACCCGGTCGATCCTGGCATTGCTGAAGGACATCAACCGTAAGCTCGGACTGACCATTCTGCTGATCACCCACGAGATGGAAGTGGTCCGCGGCATTGCCGATCGCGTCGCGGTCATCGATGCCGGGCGGATCGTCGAGGAAGGGCAGGTCTGGTCGGTCTTCGCCAATCCGCAGGCTGAAATCACCGGGAGCCTGCTTTGCGGCATCCGCCCGCAGCTTCCTGAGCATATCGCCGGCCGGCTGTCAGCGACGGCGGGCAGCGAAGCGATCCTCAGCGTCGATCTCGCCGGGCCGCAGGCGCAGGGCGCGCTGTTTGCCGAACTCTCGGCAGCTTTGCCGCATTCCTTCCGCCTCGTCCATGGCGGCATCGACCATATCCAGAACCAGCCGGTGGCGCGGTTCTTCATCGCCGTTCCCGCACGCGACCCGGCGCTTGCCGGAAAGGTCGAACAATTCCTGACGGCCCGGTCCGCCCGGGTGGAGGTGCTTGGTTATGACACCGATCATGCTTGA
- a CDS encoding methionine ABC transporter permease translates to MTPIMLELLVRSLWETILMTLASGVISLVAGLPLGLALVATARGGIAESLWINRVLGAVINGFRSVPFIILLVALIPLTRLIVGTALGTWAAIVPLAIAATPYYARIAEVSLREVDRGLIDAVRAMGGNRWTIIREVLVPEALPGIVAGFTVTLVTLIGASAMAGAIGAGGLGDLAIRYGYQRFETSVMIAVVAVLIVLVCGIQWLGDKLVAGLDHR, encoded by the coding sequence ATGACACCGATCATGCTTGAACTGCTTGTTCGCTCCCTTTGGGAGACGATCCTGATGACCCTCGCCTCGGGAGTGATCTCGCTCGTCGCCGGCCTGCCGCTCGGCCTGGCACTGGTCGCGACGGCGCGCGGCGGCATCGCCGAAAGCCTGTGGATCAATCGCGTCCTCGGCGCAGTCATCAACGGCTTTCGTTCAGTGCCTTTCATCATCCTGCTGGTGGCGCTGATCCCGCTGACGCGGCTGATCGTCGGCACCGCGCTCGGCACCTGGGCGGCCATCGTGCCGCTCGCCATCGCCGCAACGCCCTATTACGCCCGTATCGCCGAAGTATCGCTGCGCGAGGTCGACCGCGGGTTGATCGACGCCGTGCGCGCCATGGGCGGCAACCGCTGGACGATCATCCGCGAGGTGCTGGTGCCTGAAGCGCTGCCAGGAATCGTCGCTGGTTTCACCGTCACCCTGGTGACGCTGATCGGCGCCTCGGCCATGGCGGGCGCGATCGGCGCCGGCGGCCTCGGCGATCTCGCCATCCGCTACGGCTATCAGCGTTTCGAAACCAGCGTGATGATCGCGGTAGTGGCCGTCCTCATCGTGCTCGTCTGCGGCATCCAGTGGCTTGGCGACAAGCTGGTTGCCGGGCTGGACCACCGATAA
- a CDS encoding LLM class flavin-dependent oxidoreductase → MKTMQIYAFDMNCVGHINHGLWTHPRDRSAHYTDLDYWTELAKTAERGKLDGIFLADIVGVYDVYKGSPAPVIEAGAQIPVNDPLIPVSAMAYVTKHLGFGVTVNTTYEPPFLLARRMSTLDHLTKGRIGWNIVTGYLDSAARSMGFDKLPEHDARYDAAEEYLEILYKLWEGSWDDDAVVRDKAGGVYADPSRVRSVRHDGKYYRMEGIHLSEPSPQRTPLLFQAGASARGQDFAARHAECVFIAGPNPKAAKPTVDALRAKAEEFGRGADALKILSLITVVVGRTEKEAQDKLEDYRRHASVEASLAHYSASTGVDFSKYGLDDVIDQSSTNANQSALAAITKQAAKPVTLREIIDQTILGSRMKPVVGSPEQIADHLTTWIEEGDIDGFNLSRTVAPESLRDFVNLVVPVLQERGVFKADYAAGPLRQKLFGGGNGRLPAAHPAAQFRR, encoded by the coding sequence ATGAAGACAATGCAGATCTATGCCTTCGACATGAACTGCGTCGGGCACATCAACCACGGCCTGTGGACGCATCCGCGCGACCGCTCAGCGCATTATACCGATCTCGACTACTGGACGGAGCTTGCCAAGACCGCCGAACGCGGCAAGCTGGACGGCATCTTCCTGGCCGATATCGTCGGTGTCTATGATGTCTACAAGGGCAGCCCGGCACCGGTGATCGAGGCGGGCGCGCAGATCCCGGTCAATGATCCGCTGATCCCGGTTTCGGCGATGGCCTATGTCACCAAACATCTGGGTTTTGGCGTGACCGTCAACACTACCTACGAGCCACCCTTCCTGTTGGCGCGGCGCATGTCGACGCTCGACCACCTGACCAAGGGACGGATCGGATGGAACATCGTCACCGGTTATCTCGACAGCGCCGCCCGCAGCATGGGTTTCGACAAGCTGCCGGAACATGATGCGCGCTACGACGCAGCCGAAGAATATCTCGAAATTCTCTATAAGCTCTGGGAAGGCAGCTGGGACGACGATGCGGTGGTGCGCGACAAGGCAGGCGGTGTCTATGCCGACCCCTCCAGAGTGCGCTCTGTCCGTCACGACGGCAAATATTACCGGATGGAAGGCATCCATCTCTCAGAACCCTCGCCGCAGCGCACGCCCCTGCTCTTCCAGGCCGGCGCCTCGGCACGCGGGCAGGACTTTGCCGCCCGCCACGCCGAATGCGTCTTCATTGCCGGGCCGAATCCCAAGGCGGCCAAGCCGACCGTCGATGCGCTGCGGGCGAAGGCGGAGGAATTCGGCCGCGGCGCGGATGCATTGAAGATCCTGAGCCTGATCACCGTCGTCGTCGGTCGGACGGAGAAGGAAGCCCAGGACAAGCTCGAGGACTATCGCCGCCATGCGAGCGTCGAGGCCTCGCTTGCGCATTATTCCGCTTCGACAGGTGTCGATTTTTCGAAGTATGGATTGGACGACGTCATCGACCAGAGCTCGACCAATGCCAATCAATCCGCACTTGCGGCCATTACGAAACAGGCGGCGAAGCCGGTGACGCTGCGTGAGATCATCGACCAGACGATACTCGGCAGCCGGATGAAACCGGTGGTCGGCTCGCCCGAACAGATCGCCGATCATCTCACGACATGGATCGAAGAGGGTGACATCGACGGCTTCAATCTGTCGCGGACAGTGGCGCCGGAAAGCCTGCGCGATTTCGTCAATCTGGTCGTGCCGGTGCTGCAGGAGCGCGGCGTCTTCAAGGCGGACTATGCTGCAGGACCCTTGCGGCAGAAGCTTTTCGGCGGCGGGAACGGCAGGTTGCCGGCTGCTCATCCCGCCGCCCAGTTCCGGCGTTGA
- the scpA gene encoding methylmalonyl-CoA mutase, protein MTKKTLSDWAELAQKELRASPEKLTWQTPEGIAVKPLYTAEDLDGAGHLGSLPGFSPFTRGPRATMYAGRPWTIRQYAGFSTAEESNAFYRRNLAAGQKGLSVAFDLATHRGYDSDHPRVEGDVGKAGVAIDSVEDMKILFDGIPLGEMSVSMTMNGAVIPILASFIVAGEEQGVSRADLSGTIQNDILKEFMVRNTYIYPPEPSMRIVADIIDYTAREMPKFNSISISGYHMQEAGATLVQELAFTLADGREYVRAAIAKGLSVDEFAGRLSFFFAIGMNFFMEAAKLRAARLLWTRIMEGFHPKKQSSLMLRTHCQTSGVSLQEQDPYNNIIRTAFEAMSAVLGGTQSLHTNSFDEAIALPTEFSSRIARNTQLILQHETGVTKVVDPLAGSYYVESLTAELADKAWALMEEVEALGGMTKAVADGLPKRLIEEAAARRQAAVDKGEEVIVGVNRYRLDNEQPIDILEIDNSAVRKAQIRRIEETKRRRDGGAVRETLAALVEIAQSGKGNLLEAAIAAARARATVGEISDAMRDAFGDHAATPEVIKGVYGEAYANEPELAVLKTRMTEVTEAMGHRPKIMVAKLGQDGHDRGAKVIASAFGDIGFDVLAGPLFQTPEEAAGVALSEKVNVVGVSSLAAGHRTLLPQLIDRLREQGGGDIIVVCGGVIPRQDYEFLHEHGVAAVFGPGTNVLEAANSVLDLLEGRRRNQ, encoded by the coding sequence ATGACGAAGAAGACGCTGTCGGATTGGGCGGAGCTTGCGCAAAAGGAACTGCGCGCCTCGCCCGAGAAGCTGACCTGGCAGACGCCGGAAGGCATTGCCGTCAAGCCGCTCTATACGGCCGAGGATCTTGACGGCGCCGGGCACCTTGGTTCGCTTCCTGGTTTTTCGCCTTTCACCCGCGGCCCGCGGGCGACGATGTATGCCGGCCGGCCTTGGACGATCCGCCAATATGCCGGCTTCTCGACGGCAGAGGAATCGAACGCCTTCTATCGGCGCAATCTGGCGGCCGGCCAGAAGGGCCTGTCGGTCGCCTTCGATCTTGCCACCCACCGCGGTTATGACAGCGATCATCCGCGCGTCGAGGGTGATGTCGGCAAGGCGGGTGTGGCAATCGACAGCGTCGAGGATATGAAGATCCTGTTCGACGGCATTCCGCTGGGTGAAATGTCGGTGTCGATGACCATGAACGGTGCCGTCATCCCGATCCTTGCCTCCTTCATCGTGGCGGGCGAGGAGCAGGGTGTTTCGCGAGCCGACCTTTCTGGCACCATTCAGAATGACATCCTCAAGGAGTTCATGGTCCGCAACACCTATATCTATCCGCCGGAACCCTCGATGCGGATCGTTGCCGACATCATCGACTATACCGCCCGCGAGATGCCGAAGTTCAACTCCATCTCGATCTCCGGCTACCACATGCAGGAAGCCGGCGCGACACTGGTGCAGGAACTGGCCTTCACGCTGGCCGACGGCCGCGAATATGTCCGCGCCGCCATCGCCAAAGGCCTGAGCGTCGACGAGTTCGCCGGCAGGCTCTCCTTCTTCTTCGCCATCGGCATGAACTTCTTCATGGAAGCCGCCAAGCTGCGCGCCGCCCGCCTGCTCTGGACGCGGATCATGGAAGGGTTTCATCCGAAGAAACAGTCCTCGCTGATGCTGCGCACCCATTGCCAGACCTCCGGCGTCTCCTTGCAGGAGCAGGACCCTTATAACAACATCATCCGCACCGCCTTCGAGGCGATGTCGGCCGTGCTCGGCGGCACGCAGTCGTTACATACCAATTCCTTCGACGAAGCGATTGCGCTGCCGACTGAGTTCTCCTCTCGTATCGCCCGCAACACCCAGCTCATCCTGCAGCACGAGACCGGCGTCACCAAGGTCGTCGATCCGCTGGCGGGCTCCTACTATGTCGAAAGCCTGACGGCCGAGCTCGCCGACAAGGCCTGGGCGTTGATGGAAGAGGTCGAGGCACTGGGAGGCATGACCAAGGCCGTGGCCGATGGCCTGCCGAAACGGCTGATCGAGGAAGCGGCCGCACGCCGCCAGGCAGCCGTCGACAAGGGCGAGGAGGTCATCGTCGGCGTCAACCGCTACAGGCTCGACAACGAACAGCCGATCGACATTCTGGAGATCGACAACAGCGCGGTGCGCAAAGCGCAGATCAGACGTATCGAAGAAACGAAGCGGCGCCGCGATGGCGGAGCCGTGCGCGAGACCCTGGCGGCCCTGGTAGAGATCGCACAGAGCGGCAAGGGCAACCTGCTGGAAGCCGCCATCGCGGCGGCCCGAGCCCGTGCCACGGTCGGCGAAATATCGGACGCCATGCGCGATGCCTTCGGCGATCATGCCGCGACCCCTGAAGTCATCAAGGGCGTCTACGGCGAGGCGTATGCAAACGAGCCGGAACTCGCCGTGCTCAAGACCCGCATGACTGAGGTGACTGAAGCCATGGGGCACCGGCCGAAGATCATGGTCGCCAAGCTCGGTCAGGACGGACACGACCGAGGCGCCAAGGTGATCGCCTCGGCCTTCGGCGATATCGGCTTCGACGTGCTTGCCGGTCCCCTGTTCCAGACACCGGAGGAAGCTGCCGGTGTCGCGCTCAGCGAAAAGGTCAACGTCGTCGGCGTCTCGTCGCTGGCGGCCGGTCACAGGACGCTGCTACCGCAACTGATCGACAGGCTGAGGGAACAGGGCGGTGGCGATATCATCGTCGTCTGCGGCGGCGTCATCCCCCGCCAGGACTATGAATTCCTGCACGAACACGGCGTTGCAGCCGTGTTCGGCCCGGGGACAAACGTTCTCGAGGCGGCAAACTCCGTCCTCGATCTGCTTGAGGGCAGGCGGAGAAACCAGTAG
- a CDS encoding fumarylacetoacetate hydrolase family protein produces MSQPLLDAAASDGLFVGRAWNPEVAGPSIVTLREEELVDITSREAPTLSALLERQDAAGFVRAASGKAIGSLQDIAANSTGTPDEARPYLLAPVDLQAVKACGVTFAQSMIERVIEEKAAGSPERAASIRERVSTLIGGSLTNLKAGSPEAAKVKQALIDEGMWSQYLEVGIGPDAEVFTKSPVLSSVGWGADVGLHPISTWNNPEPEIVLAVNSRGEITGATLGNDVNLRDVEGRSALLLGKAKDNNASCSIGPFIRLFDAGYSLDDVRKAELDLKVSGQDGFVMHGKSSMSQISRDPTDLVKQTVGAHHQYPDGFMLFLGTLFAPTQDRDAPKQGFTHKIGDVVEISSAGLGALINTVRLSTECPPWTFGISALMSNLAKRGLL; encoded by the coding sequence ATGTCTCAACCTCTGCTCGATGCCGCCGCTTCGGATGGTCTTTTTGTCGGCCGCGCCTGGAATCCCGAGGTTGCCGGGCCAAGCATCGTGACGCTTCGAGAGGAGGAGCTGGTCGACATCACCTCGCGCGAGGCGCCGACACTGAGCGCGCTGCTCGAGCGACAGGACGCTGCTGGTTTCGTGCGCGCTGCGAGCGGCAAGGCGATCGGCTCGTTGCAGGATATCGCCGCCAACAGCACCGGCACGCCGGATGAAGCGCGTCCCTATCTCCTGGCGCCCGTCGACCTTCAGGCAGTGAAGGCCTGCGGCGTCACCTTTGCGCAGTCGATGATCGAGCGCGTCATCGAGGAGAAGGCGGCCGGCAGTCCGGAGCGTGCCGCCTCGATCCGCGAGCGCGTCAGCACGCTGATCGGTGGCAGCCTCACCAATCTGAAGGCCGGTTCGCCGGAGGCTGCCAAAGTCAAGCAGGCACTGATCGACGAAGGCATGTGGTCGCAATATCTTGAGGTCGGTATCGGGCCGGACGCCGAAGTCTTCACCAAGTCACCGGTGCTCTCCTCCGTCGGCTGGGGTGCGGATGTCGGCCTGCATCCGATCTCGACCTGGAACAATCCCGAGCCGGAAATCGTGCTCGCGGTCAACAGCCGCGGCGAAATCACGGGCGCGACGCTCGGCAACGACGTCAACCTGCGCGACGTCGAGGGCCGCTCGGCGCTGCTGCTCGGCAAGGCCAAGGATAACAACGCCTCCTGCTCCATCGGTCCTTTCATCCGCTTGTTCGATGCCGGCTACAGCCTCGATGATGTACGCAAGGCTGAACTCGACCTGAAGGTGTCAGGCCAGGACGGCTTCGTGATGCACGGCAAGAGTTCGATGTCGCAGATCAGTCGCGATCCGACCGATCTCGTCAAGCAGACGGTCGGCGCCCATCATCAATATCCCGACGGTTTCATGCTTTTCCTCGGCACGCTGTTTGCGCCGACGCAGGACCGCGACGCGCCGAAGCAAGGCTTTACGCACAAGATCGGCGATGTCGTCGAGATTTCCTCGGCAGGCCTTGGCGCGCTCATCAACACCGTGCGGCTTTCCACCGAATGCCCACCCTGGACCTTCGGCATTTCGGCGCTGATGAGCAACCTCGCAAAGCGCGGCCTGCTCTAA
- a CDS encoding Gfo/Idh/MocA family protein: MLRFAVVGIDHGHTFDHVKGLLAAGGEFVGYCPQTSVPALREAFEKTYPDAPQIDRQKLFDDPSIDVICISAIPRDRAGLAIRAMRSGKDVMTDKPGVTTFAQLEDVRRTVAETGKIFSICFSERHCVRSAVKAGKLVAEGAIGKVIQTLGVGPHRLQLPTRPDWFFDPEAFGGIIVDIASHQVDQFLFYTGSTTGEVIASSIGNFGMPDKPAFEDFGEVLLRSDKAAGYVRVDWFTPEALPTWGDGRLTILGTEGYIELRKYIDIAGRPGKDHLFLVNGKEMTHIDCSGEKLDYFDAFTADVGNRTQTAMTQDHVFEVCRLSLEAQTKAARIGAR; the protein is encoded by the coding sequence ATGTTGAGATTTGCCGTCGTCGGAATCGACCATGGGCACACATTCGATCACGTAAAGGGGTTGCTGGCCGCAGGCGGCGAGTTCGTCGGCTATTGCCCGCAGACCTCGGTGCCGGCACTGCGCGAGGCCTTCGAGAAGACCTATCCTGACGCGCCGCAGATCGACAGGCAAAAGCTGTTCGACGATCCGTCGATCGATGTCATCTGCATTTCCGCGATTCCGCGTGATCGTGCCGGGCTTGCCATCCGCGCAATGAGGTCGGGCAAGGACGTGATGACCGACAAGCCGGGCGTGACGACCTTCGCCCAACTTGAGGACGTCAGGCGTACCGTTGCCGAGACCGGCAAGATCTTCTCGATCTGCTTTTCCGAGCGCCACTGCGTCCGCTCCGCCGTCAAGGCCGGCAAGCTCGTCGCCGAAGGCGCGATCGGCAAGGTGATCCAGACGCTCGGCGTCGGTCCACACCGGCTGCAACTGCCGACCCGGCCGGACTGGTTCTTCGATCCCGAAGCCTTCGGCGGCATCATCGTCGATATCGCTTCACACCAGGTCGACCAGTTCCTGTTCTACACCGGCTCGACCACAGGCGAAGTCATCGCAAGCTCGATCGGCAATTTCGGCATGCCTGACAAGCCCGCCTTCGAAGATTTCGGCGAGGTGCTTCTGCGCTCCGACAAGGCGGCGGGCTATGTCCGTGTCGACTGGTTCACGCCGGAGGCGCTGCCGACCTGGGGGGACGGGCGCCTGACCATCCTCGGCACCGAAGGCTACATCGAACTGCGCAAATATATCGATATCGCCGGCCGGCCGGGCAAGGATCACCTCTTCCTGGTCAACGGCAAGGAAATGACCCATATCGATTGCAGCGGCGAAAAACTCGACTATTTCGACGCTTTCACCGCCGACGTCGGCAACCGCACACAGACGGCGATGACCCAGGATCACGTTTTTGAAGTCTGCCGCCTTTCGCTCGAAGCCCAGACGAAAGCCGCGCGCATCGGCGCTCGCTGA